From bacterium, a single genomic window includes:
- a CDS encoding POTRA domain-containing protein, which produces MLKNRAILVVLASAAAAVPASAELTLEGNAAFGDAEIEAAAYRDGSVDVSAVERLYSRAGYLDARVELTAEKGRPPTLTISEGTQYRVATLDVDNESPLSRDEAAAFVPFGPGDPPSPPDLREGLIALLAELAGRGYLRAEAEYAVTDAGERRVDVAVAVRAGERYAAGEIHLVGVRPRDEEAIRDKLETRPGKPLHERTLARDLLSIIDYYRERGYPTASARPRAFEIAERYKEIDFDVIVEPGGKVTVTAIDIVGNRRTRDGVIRHELLAVPGEPYDVERLRKSARRIYNLKYFEAEPDIELVDAGAGRLRVTVVERPTYRVTGALAYEPAEGETAAALIGELDARLANLAGTGRELDARYRRLAVESTDAAATYYEPWIGGVDLFAQPSGLYKERVTYRKATGELALGTHPLVDLTVAAGGGFDRVWKESASRKYKVFTWATYDSRDYFDNPRRGWQAHGRLELGVKEYLADRFRERVPRLELDAWRFWSTTRNQVLAARGRVQGFVSQRTSLDEVFPLGGYADLRGFKEEQFLTDRQALATVEYRFLTGRGNRLFLFVDAAYRHLKTEKTFDEGLSVGYGGGFRAATAVGTYGVDYGLAAGDGPLDGKIHVSITQEF; this is translated from the coding sequence ATGTTAAAGAACCGGGCCATACTGGTCGTACTCGCTTCCGCCGCGGCGGCCGTACCGGCTTCCGCCGAGTTAACGCTCGAGGGAAACGCGGCGTTCGGCGACGCCGAAATCGAAGCCGCGGCGTATCGCGACGGCTCCGTCGACGTAAGCGCCGTCGAGCGGCTCTACTCGCGCGCCGGATATTTGGACGCGCGCGTCGAGCTGACCGCGGAAAAAGGCCGTCCGCCGACATTAACGATATCGGAGGGTACGCAATACCGCGTCGCTACGCTGGATGTGGACAACGAATCGCCGCTCAGTCGCGACGAGGCGGCCGCGTTCGTTCCGTTCGGCCCGGGCGACCCGCCGTCGCCGCCCGACCTCCGGGAGGGTTTAATCGCGCTGCTGGCCGAACTGGCGGGCCGGGGATACCTGCGCGCCGAAGCGGAATACGCCGTAACCGACGCCGGCGAGAGACGGGTGGACGTCGCCGTCGCCGTTCGCGCGGGCGAGCGGTACGCCGCGGGCGAAATCCACCTCGTCGGCGTCCGCCCCCGGGACGAGGAGGCGATACGCGATAAACTGGAGACCCGGCCCGGCAAACCCTTGCACGAGCGGACGCTGGCGCGCGACCTCCTTAGCATAATAGACTACTACCGCGAGCGCGGTTATCCCACGGCCTCGGCCCGCCCCCGCGCTTTCGAGATCGCCGAGCGTTACAAAGAGATAGACTTCGACGTAATCGTCGAACCGGGCGGCAAGGTAACCGTAACCGCCATAGATATCGTCGGCAACCGCAGGACCCGCGACGGCGTTATCCGCCACGAGCTCCTGGCCGTTCCGGGCGAACCCTACGACGTCGAGCGCCTGCGTAAGAGCGCGCGGCGGATATATAACCTAAAATACTTCGAGGCCGAGCCTGACATCGAACTGGTCGACGCCGGTGCGGGCCGCCTTCGCGTAACGGTAGTGGAACGGCCGACGTACCGCGTGACCGGCGCGTTGGCGTACGAGCCCGCGGAAGGCGAAACCGCCGCGGCCCTGATCGGCGAGCTCGACGCGCGCCTCGCCAACCTCGCCGGCACAGGCCGGGAGCTAGACGCCCGCTACCGCCGCCTGGCCGTCGAATCGACCGACGCCGCGGCAACGTACTACGAACCGTGGATCGGGGGCGTCGACCTCTTCGCGCAACCGAGCGGCCTGTATAAAGAGCGGGTAACGTACCGGAAGGCGACCGGCGAGCTCGCCCTGGGTACTCATCCCCTCGTGGACCTGACGGTGGCGGCGGGCGGCGGCTTCGACCGGGTGTGGAAAGAAAGCGCGAGCCGGAAGTACAAAGTCTTCACGTGGGCAACGTACGACAGCCGCGACTACTTCGACAACCCGCGCCGGGGTTGGCAGGCGCACGGCCGGCTGGAGCTCGGCGTAAAGGAATACCTGGCCGACCGCTTCCGGGAAAGGGTGCCGCGGCTCGAGCTCGACGCCTGGCGCTTTTGGTCCACGACCCGCAACCAGGTCCTCGCGGCGCGAGGCCGCGTTCAGGGCTTCGTCTCGCAGCGAACGAGCCTGGACGAAGTTTTCCCGCTGGGCGGGTACGCCGACCTCCGCGGTTTCAAAGAGGAGCAGTTCCTAACGGACCGCCAAGCGCTCGCGACCGTCGAGTATCGCTTCTTGACCGGCCGCGGCAACAGGCTGTTCCTCTTCGTCGACGCGGCCTACCGCCACCTCAAAACCGAGAAGACGTTCGACGAAGGGCTAAGCGTGGGTTACGGCGGCGGCTTCCGGGCGGCGACGGCCGTCGGAACGTACGGCGTCGATTACGGCCTGGCCGCCGGCGACGGCCCCCTCGACGGCAAAATCCACGTCTCCATCACGCAGGAGTTTTAA
- a CDS encoding methyltransferase domain-containing protein: MANDAGPYLTPDEEVRQAAWYEAHRRELYRQLGFRRLERILEVGCGSGVVTAELAARATGIAVGIDRRPEPLTAARGRGSGAAFVAADAAALPFRDGVFDAAAGAFVITWLAEPAAFLREAGRVLKSGGLYVALAEPDYEGAIDYPPAASSRDSVVEAVRRRGGDSAAGRKLPALLSGAGFEVFRFGVLNSAWTASRWAEEEEEEVKLLERLVGADGGRLQAVARARRAAISRGERCYFLPIFFAAARKAS; this comes from the coding sequence ATAGCAAACGACGCCGGCCCGTACCTTACGCCCGACGAGGAAGTCCGCCAGGCGGCGTGGTACGAGGCGCACCGGCGCGAGCTCTACCGGCAGCTCGGCTTCCGACGGCTCGAGCGAATATTGGAGGTGGGCTGCGGCAGCGGCGTCGTAACCGCGGAGCTGGCGGCGCGCGCGACCGGAATAGCGGTGGGGATTGATAGGAGACCCGAACCGCTAACGGCGGCGCGCGGCCGGGGGAGCGGCGCGGCCTTCGTAGCCGCCGACGCCGCGGCGCTGCCCTTCCGCGACGGCGTCTTCGACGCGGCGGCGGGGGCGTTCGTGATAACGTGGCTGGCCGAACCGGCGGCCTTTCTGCGGGAAGCAGGGAGGGTTTTAAAGAGCGGGGGTTTGTACGTCGCGTTGGCGGAGCCGGATTACGAGGGCGCCATAGACTATCCGCCGGCGGCCTCGAGCCGCGACTCCGTCGTGGAGGCGGTGCGGCGGCGCGGCGGCGACTCGGCCGCCGGGCGGAAGCTTCCGGCTCTGTTGAGCGGCGCCGGCTTCGAGGTCTTCCGCTTCGGCGTATTGAACTCGGCGTGGACGGCTTCCCGTTGGGCCGAGGAGGAGGAAGAAGAGGTTAAACTTTTGGAGAGGTTGGTCGGCGCGGACGGCGGGCGGCTGCAGGCTGTGGCGCGGGCGCGCCGGGCGGCGATATCGAGAGGAGAACGTTGTTACTTTTTACCCATATTCTTCGCGGCGGCTAGAAAAGCCAGTTGA
- a CDS encoding prepilin peptidase, whose protein sequence is MVRLSQILGVAAAFFVGAFAGNFYHLVVRRGPGGRFHVTLPPACPSCGRAERRVWMLPILWYPLLRGRCPGCGFRYHKNLVLLEAAGGAVAALAFYYYGFSFAFATTFAFCFFFLLNYWVDFRYGVLVPQLYLPALAAGLALSFLPGAPTPAGALVGGVVGGGLLLVARPGRGLFSENARGAERQIACVALAGVFLGWQSALFVLAAAAVAALVLPLVARRVFGGDPETAFGFAVLAAALALAFYRADITSWYFRIR, encoded by the coding sequence ATGGTGCGCCTTTCCCAGATATTAGGAGTGGCCGCGGCCTTCTTCGTCGGCGCGTTCGCCGGTAACTTCTACCACCTCGTCGTACGCCGGGGCCCGGGCGGCCGCTTCCACGTGACGCTGCCGCCGGCCTGCCCCTCTTGCGGCCGGGCGGAACGGCGCGTGTGGATGCTGCCCATATTATGGTACCCATTATTGCGAGGCCGGTGCCCGGGCTGCGGCTTCCGCTACCATAAAAACCTCGTCCTGCTGGAGGCGGCGGGCGGCGCCGTCGCGGCGCTGGCGTTCTACTACTACGGCTTTTCCTTCGCGTTCGCGACGACGTTCGCGTTCTGCTTCTTCTTCCTTTTGAATTATTGGGTAGACTTCCGCTACGGCGTCCTGGTGCCGCAGCTCTATTTGCCGGCGCTCGCCGCCGGCCTGGCGTTATCTTTCCTCCCCGGGGCTCCTACTCCCGCCGGCGCCCTCGTCGGGGGCGTCGTAGGGGGCGGTTTGTTGTTGGTCGCGCGTCCCGGCCGCGGCCTCTTCTCCGAGAACGCCCGCGGCGCCGAACGCCAAATCGCGTGCGTGGCGCTGGCCGGCGTCTTCCTGGGATGGCAGAGCGCGTTGTTCGTCCTGGCCGCGGCGGCGGTCGCGGCGTTGGTCCTACCGTTGGTCGCCCGCCGCGTGTTCGGCGGCGACCCGGAAACGGCCTTCGGGTTCGCGGTCCTGGCCGCGGCGTTGGCGTTGGCTTTCTACCGCGCCGACATAACATCCTGGTACTTCCGCATCCGCTAG
- the miaB gene encoding tRNA (N6-isopentenyl adenosine(37)-C2)-methylthiotransferase MiaB translates to MGTYELIVYGCQMNDYDGEKLAGIMEEAGYRPAPPGEVADVVLVYTCAVRESATARALGRITSLARYKKGKPGIVIGVGGCWPAVEKAVIESACPHVDFTFGTTNLEGVPATVAAIRVTAAPPRPDGAPLRRASWPRANVSIMRGCNNFCAYCVVPYARGPEIYRPVDDVLREVEELVGAGFKDITLIGQNVNSYRYGDTSFAELLATVDALCDGVFLRFTTNHPRDVDDETAAALGRCRNVARHLHLPLQSGSDAVLRAMNRDYDIARYLDVVSKVRKAVPGICLTTDILVGFPGETEGDFEATLGVVERVRYDSAYVFMYSPRAGTAAAALADDVPRPEKVRRLQTVGARQRAIALEINEGMVGSEKLALVEGPSRKKADEYAARLSENKIVNFAGRARPGEFVRLKITGASSWTLRGEPAP, encoded by the coding sequence GTGGGTACTTACGAGCTCATAGTATACGGCTGCCAGATGAACGACTACGACGGCGAGAAGCTGGCCGGCATAATGGAGGAGGCCGGCTACCGGCCCGCGCCCCCGGGCGAAGTCGCCGACGTCGTCCTGGTATACACCTGCGCCGTACGGGAGTCGGCCACGGCCCGGGCGCTGGGCCGCATCACGTCGCTCGCGCGGTACAAGAAGGGCAAGCCGGGAATCGTCATCGGCGTCGGCGGCTGCTGGCCCGCGGTCGAAAAGGCCGTTATCGAAAGCGCGTGCCCCCACGTCGACTTCACGTTCGGGACGACGAACCTGGAAGGCGTCCCGGCGACGGTTGCGGCCATCCGCGTTACGGCCGCGCCGCCGCGGCCCGACGGCGCGCCGCTCCGGCGGGCGAGCTGGCCTCGAGCCAACGTATCTATCATGCGCGGCTGCAATAACTTCTGCGCCTACTGCGTCGTGCCGTACGCCCGCGGCCCGGAAATTTACCGCCCGGTCGACGACGTGCTGCGCGAGGTGGAAGAGCTGGTCGGAGCCGGTTTTAAAGACATTACGCTCATAGGCCAAAACGTAAACTCGTACCGGTACGGCGACACGTCCTTCGCGGAGCTCCTCGCGACAGTCGACGCGCTGTGCGACGGCGTCTTCCTGCGCTTTACCACCAACCACCCCCGCGACGTCGACGACGAAACAGCGGCCGCGCTCGGCCGGTGCCGCAACGTCGCCCGCCATCTTCACCTGCCGCTGCAGAGCGGCTCGGACGCCGTATTGCGCGCGATGAACCGGGACTACGACATCGCCCGCTACCTCGACGTCGTCTCGAAGGTGCGGAAGGCCGTTCCGGGGATCTGCCTGACGACGGACATACTGGTCGGCTTCCCCGGCGAGACGGAGGGCGACTTCGAGGCGACGCTCGGCGTCGTCGAACGCGTACGCTACGACAGCGCGTACGTATTCATGTACTCGCCTCGAGCCGGGACCGCGGCCGCGGCGCTGGCCGACGACGTGCCCCGCCCCGAAAAAGTGCGCCGCCTCCAAACCGTCGGCGCGCGGCAACGCGCTATTGCGTTGGAAATTAACGAAGGGATGGTGGGGAGCGAAAAACTCGCCTTAGTGGAAGGCCCGAGTCGCAAGAAAGCCGACGAATACGCCGCCCGGTTGAGCGAAAATAAAATCGTCAACTTCGCGGGCCGGGCGCGCCCGGGCGAATTCGTACGCCTAAAAATTACGGGAGCCTCGTCGTGGACGCTAAGAGGCGAGCCGGCGCCGTGA